Proteins encoded within one genomic window of Rhizobium acidisoli:
- a CDS encoding ABC transporter permease, with translation MNGFSIGHFVRRPEFGAVLSFVAVIAFYVAFGGVSLSALFGAASWVNFAANLGIVALPVGLLMISGELDISIGAMIPAGSMTIAILSGYYELPIAIGMLGVLTIGIVVGLINGLLAVRTSVPSLIITLGTLVAVQGLVLAGSVILTGAASVPLNAPAWAKTVFGDLIQGKFQVIILWWLALTVVFGFVLHATRYGNWIVAMGGDEVSARNAGIPTDRLRIVLFVLSSTAASFVGMCGAILFNSAQVSGGMNYIFNTIVSIVVGGVLLTGGFGSVAGIFLGALTFAVVSQGIYFTDIDRNWSNLIIGVMLMAAVLMNNTFRQMALSFVPKKKK, from the coding sequence ATGAACGGCTTTTCCATTGGACACTTCGTACGCCGCCCGGAATTCGGCGCTGTGTTGAGCTTCGTCGCGGTGATCGCCTTCTATGTCGCCTTCGGCGGGGTCAGCCTCTCTGCGCTCTTCGGCGCGGCCAGCTGGGTCAATTTCGCCGCCAATCTCGGTATCGTCGCCCTGCCTGTCGGCCTTCTGATGATATCAGGCGAGCTCGATATCTCGATCGGCGCGATGATCCCGGCGGGCTCGATGACGATCGCCATTCTCTCGGGCTATTACGAGCTGCCGATCGCCATCGGCATGCTCGGCGTGCTCACCATCGGTATTGTCGTAGGGCTGATCAATGGTTTACTGGCGGTGCGCACCAGCGTGCCCTCGCTGATCATCACCCTCGGCACGCTGGTGGCGGTGCAGGGGCTCGTGCTGGCCGGATCGGTCATCCTGACCGGGGCCGCTTCGGTTCCGCTCAATGCCCCGGCCTGGGCCAAGACGGTGTTCGGCGACCTCATTCAGGGCAAATTCCAGGTGATCATCCTGTGGTGGCTGGCGCTGACGGTGGTCTTTGGTTTCGTGCTGCACGCAACGCGCTACGGCAACTGGATCGTCGCCATGGGTGGAGACGAGGTCAGCGCGCGCAATGCCGGCATCCCGACCGATCGGCTGCGGATCGTTCTCTTCGTTCTCTCGAGCACGGCCGCCTCCTTCGTCGGAATGTGCGGCGCCATCCTGTTCAATTCCGCGCAGGTCTCGGGCGGCATGAACTACATCTTCAATACGATCGTCTCGATCGTCGTGGGCGGCGTGCTGCTCACCGGCGGCTTCGGTTCGGTCGCCGGGATCTTTCTCGGCGCGCTGACCTTCGCCGTCGTCAGCCAGGGCATCTACTTCACCGACATCGACCGCAACTGGTCCAACCTGATTATCGGCGTGATGCTGATGGCCGCCGTTCTGATGAACAACACATTCCGGCAGATGGCCTTGAGCTTCGTAC